One stretch of Chitinophaga pendula DNA includes these proteins:
- a CDS encoding polysaccharide deacetylase family protein: MKTTRKDFLKTAGLLGVAGMIQPGQMIANTTQSQSRSQAPSKWADGSRLIVSVSMQFEAGGQPPHAESPFPQNMAKGFPDLPAETWYAYGYKEGIPRMLDNWDKAGIKVTSHMVGSAVLKNPSLAKEIVQRGHEAAAHGRDWSSQYALPYEEEKKFIRDGVEAVKKVTGATTVGYNANWLRRGENTLRILQELGFTYHIDDISRDEPFIIKVNNHDFAVVPYTLRCNDIVLISGQNFSANQFLEQVKMEFDQLYDEAANRRRMMSISFHDRIGGTPQMVKATADLLKYIQQHPGVSFRRKDEIARMALEDKNTIRE; the protein is encoded by the coding sequence ATGAAGACCACTAGAAAAGACTTTCTGAAAACCGCCGGCCTGCTAGGAGTAGCCGGTATGATACAACCAGGACAGATGATAGCCAATACGACACAATCGCAATCCCGCTCACAGGCCCCCTCCAAATGGGCCGATGGCTCCCGCCTCATCGTTAGCGTCTCCATGCAGTTCGAAGCCGGCGGACAACCACCGCACGCCGAAAGCCCCTTCCCGCAAAACATGGCCAAAGGCTTCCCCGACCTGCCGGCAGAAACCTGGTACGCCTACGGCTACAAAGAAGGCATCCCCCGCATGCTCGACAACTGGGACAAAGCTGGCATTAAAGTTACCTCCCACATGGTTGGTAGCGCCGTCCTCAAAAATCCCTCCCTCGCCAAAGAGATCGTACAACGTGGCCATGAAGCAGCCGCACATGGCCGCGACTGGTCCAGCCAATACGCCCTGCCATATGAAGAAGAGAAAAAATTCATCCGCGATGGGGTAGAGGCCGTCAAAAAAGTCACCGGCGCCACCACCGTCGGATACAACGCCAACTGGCTCCGCCGGGGCGAAAATACCCTCCGCATCCTTCAGGAACTGGGATTCACCTACCATATCGACGACATCAGCAGAGACGAACCCTTTATCATCAAAGTCAACAACCACGACTTCGCTGTCGTTCCATATACCCTCCGCTGTAACGACATCGTACTCATCTCCGGACAAAACTTCTCCGCCAACCAGTTCCTCGAACAGGTGAAAATGGAATTTGATCAGTTGTATGATGAAGCCGCCAACCGCCGCAGAATGATGTCCATCAGCTTCCACGACCGCATCGGAGGCACCCCCCAAATGGTAAAAGCTACCGCCGACCTGCTCAAATATATACAGCAACACCCCGGCGTCAGCTTCCGCCGCAAAGACGAAATCGCCCGCATGGCACTGGAAGATAAAAACACCATCCGCGAATAA